TTTAACTTTAATAAACTTTAACTATGCATGGCAATGTGCCTTATCTGGGTGAAGGGGTTCAGACACAGAAGTGCTTCAAAAGATATGCTGTAGTCAGATATTAAACCTCTTAGTTATATCAGTGTCTGTCATCCCAGACTGAACATTGGCTATTAATGATCCTTGTCTATCAGACTCTAGATTCTGTCTACCTTGCATCTTTCTCCGTCTCTTCAATCTCTTCCATGATTCCACAGTGTGTACTCTCGACAGATCTGATACAAAGATGAAATCACGGTGTGTACTGTCAACAGATCTGATACAAGGATGAGTTCATGGTGTGTACTGTCAACAGATCTGATACAAGGATGAGTTCACGGTGTGTACTGTCAACAGATCTGATACAAGGATGAGTTCAGAGTGTGTACTGTCAACAGATCTGATACAAGGATGAGTTCAGAGTGTGTACTGTCAACAGATCTGATACAAGGATGAGTTCAGAGTGTGTACTGTCAACAGATCTGATACAAGGATGAGTTCACGGTGTGTACTGTCAACAGATCTTATACAAGGATGAGTTCACGGTGTGTACTGTCAACAGATCTGATACAAGGATGAGTTCACGGTGTGTACTGTCAACAGATCTGATATAAGGATGAGTTCAGAGTGTGTACTGTCAACAGATCTGATACAAGGATGAGTTCAGAGTGTGTACTGTCAACAGATCTGATACAAGGATGAGTTCAGAGTGTGTACTGTCAACAGATCTGATACAAGGATGAGTTCACGGTGTGTACTGTCAACAGATCTTATACAAGGATGAGTTCACGGTGTGTACTGTCAACAGATCTGATACAAGGATGAGTTCATGGTGTGTACTGTCAACAGATCTGATACAAGGATGAGTTCACGGTGTGTACTGTCAACAGATCTGATACAAGGATGAGTTCACGGTGTGTACTGTCAACAGATCTGATACAAGGATGAGTTCACGGTGTGTACTGTCAACAGATCTGATACAAGGATGAGTTCATGGTGTGTACTGTCAACAGATCTGATACAAGTATGAGTTCACAGTGTGTACTGTCAACAGATCTGATACAAGTATGAGTTCACAGTGTGTACTGTCAACAGATCTGATACAAGTATGAGTTCACAGTGTGTACTGTCAACAGATCTGATACAAGGATGAGTTCACGGTGTGTACTGTCAACAGATCTGATACAAGGATGAGTTCATGGTGTGTACTGTCAACAGATCTGATACAAGGATGAGTTCATGGTGTGTACTGTCAACAGATCTGATACAAGGATGATTCCACAGTGTGTACTGTCAACAGATCTGATATAAGGATGAGTTCATGGTGTTTACTGTCAACAGATCTGATACAAGGATGAGTTCATGGTGTGTACTCTCAACAGATCTGATACAAAGATGAGTTCATGGTGTTTACTGTCAACAGATCTGATACAAGGATGAGTTCATGGTGTGTACTGTCAACAGATCTGATACAAGGATGAGTTCATGGTGTTTACTGTCAACAGATCTGATACAAGTATGAGTTCACGGTGTGTACTGTCAACAGATCTGATACAAGGATGAGTTCATGGTGTTTACTGTCAACAGATCTGATACAAGGATGAGTTCATGGTGTGTACTCTCAACAGATCTGATACAAGGATGAGTTCACGGTGTTTAATACCAGTTGTTGTTTCTCTTTTATAAACGTTACATGTgcttttttgtatttgtttcattaaaatgattaaaatcataaaaaggAATGTGTATAGTGTGTTTATAATGCTTCAAACAATTTCAATTCTTTTGCAATGTTTTTATTACTTTTAGCTTTACAGCTttaagtgtatgtaatataaaattACAATTGCCACACACAgagaatgatatatatacattacattatacaaacatatagataatgtgatgtacattacattatacaaacatacagagtgagatgtacattacattatacaaacatatagagagtgagatgtacattacattatacaaacatatagacaatgagatgtacattacattatacaaacatagataatgagatgtacattacattatacaaacataaagagtgagatgtacattacattatacaaacacagagtgagatgtacattacattgtacaaacatatagagagtgagatgtacattacattatacaaacagataatgagatgtacattacattttacaaacataaagagtgagatgtacattacattatacaaacagataatgagatgtacattacattatacaaacatatagagagtgagatgtacattacattatacaaacataaagagtgagatgtacattacattatacaaacatatagagagtgagatgtacattacattatacaaacagaatgagatgtacattacattatacaaacagagaatgagatgtacattacattatacaaacagaatgagatgtacattacattatacaaacataaagagtgagatgtacattacattatacaaacatatagagagtgagatgtacattacattatacaaacagaatgagatgtacattacattatacaaacagaatgagatgtacattacattatacaaacatatagagagtgagatgtacattacattatacaaacatagagaatgagatgtacattacattatacaaacatagataatgagatgtacattacattatacaaacatatagataatgatatgtacattacattacaaacatatagagaatgtgatgtacattacattacaaacatatagagagttagatgtacattacattatacaaacatagataatgagatgtacattacattatacaaacatatagataatgagatgtacattacattatacaaacacaTAGAtaatgagatgtacattacattatacagagaatgagatgtacattacattatacaaacatatagcgcatgagatgtacattacattatacaaacatagagATTGAGatatacattacattatacaaacattgaGAATGAGATGTATATTACatcatacaaaaatatagagtgagatgtacattacattatacaaacatacagataATGTgctgtacattacattatacaaacacaTAGAtaatgagatgtacattacattatacaaacagagagtgagatgtacattacataatacaaacagaatgagatgtacatgacattatacaaacagagagtgagatgtacattacattatacaaacagagaatgagatgtacattacattatacaaacatagagtgagatgtacattacattatacaaacatatagagtgagatatacattacattatacaaacatatagagtgtgagatgtacattacattatacaaacatttagataatgagatgtacattacatcatacaaacataaagagtgagatgtacattacattatacaaacatatagagaGTGAAATGTACATAACATATACGTCATCAAACGAGTTTCATCGTTAATATTTGCAGTATACATTAACATATATCATAGTACATGCCATATAGAGAACAAATGCCGTGATATTGACACATCGAACACGCCTACTTACATGTGCAGTGATTCTCGGAATTACAACCTGGTGAGATATGTAATCGTTCCGATAATTAACACAAGCAAACCAACAAATTCCTAAGAAAAGTGACATGCAGATGTTTTCTTAAGCAAACAATACTTTTGAGATTCCCCTGTGTGATGGCTTTTAGGAAATAATTTGGCCCAAACATAGCTATCTTGCTCTGAGGTCCCAACTCCaattcgataaaaaaaaaagatgacagactatatgaatatttatcttGAGATAATTGAAAAAGTACCAGGTTTTCCGAGGGTAATTCAACATTAGATATGCTGCAACAGAAAATCACAATGAACGCAAATGAACTGGCAGTATTATTAATCGAAGAGAGGATGTATGGGCAGTGCATTGCATGACCTGGTATGTAACGGACTATGAAATTGAATGGGTTAAGATGAAAACAAGCAACAATAAAGACATGTCCAACTTCTACATACCACAAAGAAATATGAAAGATCTACAAGAAATAGAAAAAGTCCATTCAGAAAATATTCAAACTAAAAGACAAAAACATCATTCTAGCAGGGACTTCAACTGCCCAGATATAAACTGGGAATGCTTGATCACCAAAACAGGCAGAGACACAGACGTCCAACAACAACTTATAGATCAAGCGTGACAACGAATGCAGGCCTAACACAAATACAAACTTCGTGTTCACAACAAATCCATCACTCCTTAAAACTTCCATCGGTATGCCAGGAATACCAGATCATGAATTCGTCACAACAGACATGGAGACAAGACCACATTACCACCCGACCCCAGCCAGGACATGACATCGTCATAACAGACACGGAGACAAGACCACATTACCACCCGACCCCAGCCAGGACATGACATCGTCATAACAGACACGGAGACAAGACCACATTACCACCCGACCTCAGTCAGGACATGACATCGTCATAACAGACACGGAGACAAGACCACATTACCACCCGACCCCGACATGAAATCGTCGTAACAGGCATGGAGACAAGACCACATTACCACCCGACCCCAGCCAGGACATGACATAGTCATAACAGACACGGAGACAAGACCACATTACCACCCGACCCCGACATGACATCGTCATAACAGACATGGAGACAAGACCACATTACCACCCGACCCCGACATGAAATCGTCGTAACAGGCATGGAGACAAGACCACATTACCACCCGACCCCAGCCAGGACATGACATCGTCGTAACAGACACGGAGACAAGACCACATTACTAACCGACCCCAGCCAGGACATGACATAGTCGTAACAGACATGGAGACAAGACCACATTACTAACCGACCCCAGCCAGGACATGACATAGTCGTAACAGACATGGAGACAAGACCACATTACCACCCGACCCCAGCCAGGACATGACATAGTCGTAACAGGCATGGTGACAAGACCACATTACCACCCGACCCCAGCCAGGACATGACATCGTCATAACAGACACGGAGACAAGACCACATTACCACCCGACCCCAGCCAGGACATCACATAGTCGTAACAGTCATGGAGACAAGACCACATTACCACCCGACCCCAGCCAGGACATCACATCGTCATAACAGACACGGAGACAAGACCACATTACCACCCGACCCCAGCCAGGACATGACATCGTCATAACAGACACGGAGACAAGACCACATTACCACCCGACCCCAGCCAGGACATGACATCGTCATAACAGACACGGAGACAAGACCACATTACCACCCGACCCCAGCCAGGACATGACATCGTCATAACAGACACGGAGACAAGACCACATTACCACCCGACCCCAGCCAGGACATGACATAGTCGTAACAGACACGGAGACAAGACCACATTACTAACCGACCCCAGCCAGGACATGACATCGTCGTAACAAACACGGAGACAAGACCACATTACCACCCGACCCCAGCCAGGACATGACATAGTCGTAACAGACATGAATACAAGACCACATTACCACCCGACCCCAGCCAGGACATGACATAGTCGTAACAGACATGGAGACAAGACCACATTACCACCCGACCCCAGCCAGGACATCACATAGTCGTAACAGACATGGAGACAAGACCACATTACTAACCGACCCCAGCCAGGACATGACATCGTCGTAACAGACATGGAGACAAGACCACATTACTAACCGACCCCAGCCAGGACATGACATCGTCATAACAGACACGGAGACAAAACCAAATTATCACCCGATCCCAGCCAGGACATGTTACATCTTCGCAAAATCAGACTGGACAAAGCTAGAACAAGCCTTATATGACCTAGCAATTACTACCAATGAAATGTGTGAGAACACGAGTATCCATGACCTTTGGAACACGTTGAAGGGCAAACTAAAATAACACATGGATGACTGCAATCCGTCCAGAGAAACATGATCAAAACAATCAACTCCATGGCTAAAACACAACGAAAGGAAAATCCTCAAAAAGAAATCAAGACTATACAAGCAAGCCGAAAAACAGGAAAGTGGAATAATTGCAGCCACTTTCAAAAAGACTGCAAACGTTAACTTTGGCAGGCAGAATGGAactatgtaaacaacaacatcgTGGAAGGTTTATCAAATAACACCAAACCTTTCTGGaggtatgtaaaataaaaaagcaAAACTCATTCGGAATATCACCTCTGAAATCGGGTACCAAACTAATCAGCAACAGCAAGCAGAAAgcataaatattgatgaatcaATATAAGTCTGTCTTCTCAAAAGCAAATCAAACTGACCCACTACCAATAACATGCAAATCAGCAAAACAAGACATTCCACCACTCAAAATCCACCAAGAGGGAGTCAAAAAAATGATCTGGACCAGACAACATCCCAAACAGAATACTTAAGGAGTGTGCAAACCATCTTGCTCCAAGTCTTGACAACAATTTTCCAACTATCAGTAGATGCCTGCGAACTCCTAAAAGACTGAAGAGACGCAAATGTCACAAGCATCTTCAACAGGCGACAAGCACCAAGCCGATAATTACAGACCAGTCTCATTAACATCTGTAACCAGCAAGCTTCTAGAACACATTATCTGCAGACACATCCTAAAACACCTTGCGAGAAATAACATTCTAACATCACAAAAATCACGGGTTCATGTCAGGATATTCCTGCGAAACTAAACTACTCACCACACTTAACACATACCACACAATCCTCCAGAAAGATCTCGAGAACTTAAAAGAATAGTCAAGTACAATGTAGATGGGGAATGCGTATTAACACCAAACAATGCTACATAATGAATATCTGCAAACACATCAACATTCTACACCCTCAATGGTCACATCCTGGAGGAAGTACAAGACAACCCCAACCTTGGACTACAGATTTCGTCCGATCTAAAATGGCCAAGAAATCACAATCAACTCTAACCTTCCTTTACACAGAAACCTCAAACACTGCACAGAGAAATGTAGaaaaacagtacatgtatacatctcCATGGTAAGATCTGTACTGGAATATGGCGCCATTATATGGGACCTCTGCGGAAAAACAGACTTAGACAAGCTATAGCGCATTCAAAGAAGAGCCATCTGCTTCATAAAACAAGATGACAAATCAAAAGAGGCTAGATGTATCAACAAGATGGCACAATACCTCGAATTACACACGTTAGAACGCTGAAGAACGAGTCTCCGTCTAGTACTGCTATATAAGGTGATTGAGGGGTTGGTTCCGGTAGTGCACTACCCGTAGTGAATTCCTAACCAATCATGACAATAAACGACAAATATACGTGCTAGGAAATTCAAAGACTACATCACGGTCAATCCAATATCTGACCAAATTAGAAACAACACTGAGTGTTTTATGATACTACGAACCAACACTGAACAGTATACACACGTTTATATTTGGTAAAGACAACCATAGATAGGTACCATTTGGACGACGAAACAGTCAGCGTCAAGTCTGTCGAGGCATTTAAATCTACACTCGACAAATTGAACCAATAAGAACAAGCAGCACGACCCCGACGTTAATGATACCAAAATTGGGTTCTGACGACGTACAAGATACAGATATATTCACTGTGTATACCCGTACAACGGAAATTGCTAGCCAACGAAGCGAGACTGCTGGGTGGACTTTTTCTAATTATGAAAACATTGACCGCGTCCACCCAGCAGTTTCGCTTCACAGGTAGCAACTTTCCGGTGTACGGGTAATACATGGTGAGGATGATAACACTTCATTATCAACATGTAATCTAGACCCAAACCCCGTTAAATGTCATTATCATATTCACAGTTTGTTTAAAAACTATCAAACACTTTCTCAATTTAAGATtcgtttttaatgaaaattcaaGTATAAATCACAGtgaaaaagtaaaaacattTCAGCATTTTACAGACCGTATACCATATCTCGAATAGTAACACCTCAATCGTCAGTAGCAAAGGACTCTGGTCATTTAATTGCGAGCTACAGATCCGGGAATAAGATTAGTATGACAACCGCTGTACACAACAGATGCGTTAATAGGTAATGATCTAGATGCGACTATGGCCTGTAGAATGGGCAACAGTCCGAATATGAAAAGTAAATATTGCATTTTCGCCCTCTAAAGAGACCTCCGCATGTATTACTTTAACTTCGTTTCTCTTGCAAGGAAAGTAATTTGTTAACTTCACGTATGCTCACTTAAGGTTCGTACTTCAAAATGATGTTAGAGACGTTCTTTGCCCTTGTGATACGAACGATTCTTCTATGTAGAGTTTGAAAATCGTATAACCTTGACATTGCCGTAATCGAAGCCTATCCACATGTCGCCATTTTTGCACATGCCCATACAAGTCGGTCCGATATCATCATCAAACAGGGTTCTTATTGTCTGTCCGTGTCGGTCAATCAAAATCAACGATTTGGTCCGTCCGTCTGCAATCATGACGTTGCCTTGACGGTCGAAGCAAACGTCCCATGGTTGAAACTCGTCCTGCTCCGACTCATTGTCGGCAAGTCCTCCAAGGTTCTCCCTGTTTCCTTGGTAACGTGCGAGAAGATTCAAATCTTTGTCAAACAGTACGACATGACGCGGGGAATTGGCTTCCAAAACTGCCATGTCACCATTGCTTCTGTTGACGCGTATGCAAACTGGTTTGCAAAACAGTGGTTTTCCGTCTGCGCCGAAATTTATTGTCTGCATAATCTTGCCCTTGTAGGTTGCCCTGACGAGATTTTGTTCTCGGTGGCGACAAACAGTGACGCATCCCTCCTGTTCTGACTCGCTCAGACTGTTGGCGTAGCACTCTGTGTGGAACATAGTTTTGCAATCCCCACTGGGTAGAATCTCTCTAATGCTTCCGTCCCCACAACAGACCATCGTCTTGCCCCCATCTGATGTACATGTAACGTCCGTAATCCATACACCATCATCTACCTTCGATGTTTGTACCATGTCACCTTTAGCGGAAACTAAGTGGGCCTCGTTACTTCCGCCACATATCACCCACGACCTGTGCTCGTCTACTGGCCAGACCGACCGGATGTACTTCTGGGCGGAGAGCTCAAAGGACGCTAGGACGGACACTGTGAAGAGTTTAGCTGGTTTTTGAAGTGGCTGGTTGATAGCTGGTGTATAATCCTCCTCCGCTAAACCCATTTTATCAAGCCGCCATTCTTTTTTGCACACGGAGCCGTATGCGTTCTGGAGTTGTTCATAACTTGAATTCTCTGTATTCGAAGACAGACTTGGAGTGCTGAGAACCGGAAGTTGGTCTGGTTTCCGGATGACATGTGACCTCAGATTTCGTTCCATCAAGGCATATTCCTCAAATTTCTCGCATCCTATCACTATCTTACATTTTTGTATCGCCTGTTTCAAGTCGTTCATTGATTTTTCTAACGTTTCCTCTAACTTTcccatgacgtcatcatttttTGTACCTATAGATTTACATTCTTCTATTAGGGTCTCTGTGATTTTgtctattttatttttcaactcCCTTCCTCGCACTCTCACTTCGTTGACCGTTTCATCAATGGATTTTTTATTTTGGTCCTGGAGTTTTTTCAATCGTTTCAACTTCCCGTCCATTCCTTTGACTTTAGCGTCCGCTTTTTGTACAAGTCGAAGGAACGAGTCCTTCTTTGTGTCATAGTATCCTTCCATTTCTGCGCATGTGTGTTTGATGTGCGTAGTGCTAACACACTTCCGGCAGATAGGCTCATCTTTGCACGTAATGCACACCATGTCGAATTTCCGATCTGAGTGTTGAGAACACATCTTGGTCTTTGAGTCATTACTTCCACCATTTATTTTTCCAGCGGCCATTATATTTGGTTCCACCTGAAACACATTAAAAAACACTATATGTTTGCTTAGTATCTAAAGAAAAACACGCATGAAGCGTGCAGAAAGGGAATGTCAAACAGTAGCCACTGATCTCACAAAGATAAAGCTAGAACAAatctggtacatgtatattgggtATGATATCTCCAAACGACAAGCATGTTTATAGCACCTTGGAGTAGGACTGAGAGGAACAACATCGTGTGTCTAGGTTCTGTGCTGAGCTAACATGTTTACTGTTCAACTGCTGTCGACATTTCCTCAACATCAATATATTACCTATCTACAAACATACATCAGTAGATCAATTTCACGTCTACCTATCTACAAACATACATCAGTAGATCAATTTCACGTCGTTACATATCCATTGTAGTATGGTCACATGGTTCGGAAGTCAATCTTCCCGATCGATGTTTCTATCGACTTCCGGTCTGATTTGGTAACTAGTCTGTTCTATCATTATTGTACGACGATGTTTGATTTGACTTTGTGATTTCCATTTTTTATGGATTAGTTGTTTACCTACCAGTATGGATTAAACCAACACGATATGTATGGCATGAATCTGTTTTATACTTCTGTATTCGTGTGCAAAATAGCACGGCGGAAAAATAAAAGATCATTATGAACTCACGAGTGATCCTTCACATATTTGAATATATCTGTTGACGTGAGCCAACCAGGGTCGATACAAAATCATTGTTGTGATTGTTTGTCAGTGAGTAAATTAACGCTAGTACCCATTTGCTGTCATTGCCGCGGCTTCAGTTTTGACAACAGCCATACAACCACTTGGCGCGTTTTAGAACTACAGAGAAAGTTTTCGTTGGTCCCATCGTCCCTATTGCATCAAAACATTATAATACAATGATCTAGAAATGCAAGGGATGTTTTGGTCGGGGAGAGAACATGCGACCCCGATTTTCTAGTCTGACGCACTACCATACTGAGCCGAAATGTTTCTAGCTTCTAATTAGACCgcactacatttttttttcaattaaacaaCTGTTAAATCTGATATGTCCTTATTTGGAAATCAATCCGAGACGACTCCCAAAAGGCCATTGTGAGATAAAGACGAATGAGCAGTCATTGCTCTGGCCTTTGTTTTACTACAGACAACAATCAGATAGACCTGGTTCTCACAGTTAACAACCAAGTATGAATGACACTAAGCGTTTTGTACCAAGGAATGTGAAATCTTTAAGATCTTATATGCCctttatcatatacatgtatgtaattttaattgaattatatatGAGAGAAATTTCGTTCTAGGCGTCTGCATTCAGAATGGACATGCCACACACAATTAAGTCCGTGGCAGATTAAATGCTACTGGACCATCAACTCTGTCAGTTTTAGCAATATTGCTGTGGGACAGTCTAACAGCTTTAATATATAATGCTATCAGTACAGGGAAAAAACAAGCATAGATTTATATC
The window above is part of the Pecten maximus chromosome 2, xPecMax1.1, whole genome shotgun sequence genome. Proteins encoded here:
- the LOC117316983 gene encoding uncharacterized protein LOC117316983 → MAAGKINGGSNDSKTKMCSQHSDRKFDMVCITCKDEPICRKCVSTTHIKHTCAEMEGYYDTKKDSFLRLVQKADAKVKGMDGKLKRLKKLQDQNKKSIDETVNEVRVRGRELKNKIDKITETLIEECKSIGTKNDDVMGKLEETLEKSMNDLKQAIQKCKIVIGCEKFEEYALMERNLRSHVIRKPDQLPVLSTPSLSSNTENSSYEQLQNAYGSVCKKEWRLDKMGLAEEDYTPAINQPLQKPAKLFTVSVLASFELSAQKYIRSVWPVDEHRSWVICGGSNEAHLVSAKGDMVQTSKVDDGVWITDVTCTSDGGKTMVCCGDGSIREILPSGDCKTMFHTECYANSLSESEQEGCVTVCRHREQNLVRATYKGKIMQTINFGADGKPLFCKPVCIRVNRSNGDMAVLEANSPRHVVLFDKDLNLLARYQGNRENLGGLADNESEQDEFQPWDVCFDRQGNVMIADGRTKSLILIDRHGQTIRTLFDDDIGPTCMGMCKNGDMWIGFDYGNVKVIRFSNST